The region TCGTAGACAACGGCTTTTTCTTTGTTGCGTCCTCTGGTGCCGAGGTAGTTTCCGAAATCAAGATTGATCAGCTTGTGGTAGACGAAGCCGGGCTTTCCGCTGCCGTCCATACGTTTGATTTTGTACCAGTTGCCGTTCTTTCCGACCAGTTCCACCTGTGTGTTTCTGGCCAGAATATCAACAATATCCGCTTTGGATGACGAGACTTCGCGGACATTGCTTTTAAGGAGTGATCTACCTGTAACAACGGGTGTGATGACTACTGTTTCTGTGCGCACTGCAGTTTTGACTGCGTTGTTCTGCTGTTTGTTCTTCTGCGGAATGCATCCTGCTGCAAGCAGGCATAGCGCAAGAGATACCAAAACGTATGATACCAATCTTGATGACATGAAATACCTCCCTATATTCATGTATATGTACTGGCCCTAAAGATTTCTATAGCTGACAGATTATAAAAATCATACCAAGTCTCGGCTTATGGCATATTTTCTAAATAGAATAAAGTAGTTTAACTTATTTTGTCGATAAAAAAATGAATTTTTTGCATGTCGCGCAGGGCGGAGGAATTTTGTTGGCGCGGCGTAAAAGAAAAAATCCCGTGAAGATCAATCATCACGGGATTTTTTACGATATTGCTAAGGCAAATTTAAATCTGATCGCCGGTCTTGCCGAAACGACGCTGGCGTCCGGCAAAATCGGCCAGAGCTTTATCCAGTTCTTCAGGGGTGAAGTCAGGCCAGTAGACATCGGTGAAATAAAGTTCCGAGTATGCGGCCTGATAGAGCAGGTAATTTGATAAACGCTGCTCTCCGCTGGTGCGGATGATCAGGTCCGGGTCGGGCTGCCCGGCAGTGTACAGGTAGCCGGACAGGGTTTCCTCGGTAATCTTATCTTCACTGATTCCTTCAGAAATCATTTTTCTGCAGGCCCTTACCAGTTCATCCCTGCCTGAATAGTTCAGGGCCAGATTGAGGGTCATGGACTTGCAGTTTTCCGTTTTTTTTATGGTGTGGGCCACAACTTGTCTTACGCCGAAGGGGAACTCAGAGAGTTCCCCCAGTATTTTCAGGCGTACACCCTGCTCACGCAGGCTGGACAATTCTTTTTTCAGGAAGACTTGCAGAAGATCGAATAGTGTTGCGATTTCGTCTTTGGGTCTGGCCCAGTTTTCCTTGGAAAAGGTATACAGAGTCAGGTGTTCAACGCCGAGTTCGCGGCATCTGGTGACGATGTTTTTCGCAGCTTCGGTCCCGGCCTTATGGCCTTCGCTTCGCTTTAGTCCTCGCGATTTGGCCCACCGTCCATTGCCGTCCATGATGACGGCGATATGTCGGGGCGTCATGATATTAGATTTCCAGAATTTCCTTCTCTTTTTCGCCG is a window of Desulfovibrio sp. JC010 DNA encoding:
- the uppS gene encoding polyprenyl diphosphate synthase produces the protein MTPRHIAVIMDGNGRWAKSRGLKRSEGHKAGTEAAKNIVTRCRELGVEHLTLYTFSKENWARPKDEIATLFDLLQVFLKKELSSLREQGVRLKILGELSEFPFGVRQVVAHTIKKTENCKSMTLNLALNYSGRDELVRACRKMISEGISEDKITEETLSGYLYTAGQPDPDLIIRTSGEQRLSNYLLYQAAYSELYFTDVYWPDFTPEELDKALADFAGRQRRFGKTGDQI